One window of Enterobacter sp. RHBSTW-00175 genomic DNA carries:
- the epd gene encoding erythrose-4-phosphate dehydrogenase, with protein MTVRVAINGFGRIGRNVVRALYESGRRAEMTVVAINELADATGMAHLLKYDTSHGRFAWDVRQERDQLFVGDDAIRVLHERSIEALPWRELGVDVVLDCTGVYGNREHGEAHLAAGAKKVLFSHPGSNDLDATVVFGVNQQELQAEHRIVSNASCTTNCIIPVIKLLDDAYGIESGTVTTIHSAMHDQQVIDAYHPDLRRTRAASQSIIPVDTKLAAGITRIFPQFNDRFEAIAVRVPTINVTAIDLSVTVKKPVKACEVNLLLQKAAQGAFHGIVDYTELPLVSVDFNHDPHSAIVDGTQTRVSGAHLIKTLVWCDNEWGFANRMLDTTLAMAAQGFR; from the coding sequence ATGACCGTACGCGTAGCGATTAATGGCTTCGGTCGCATCGGGCGTAACGTGGTTCGTGCTTTATATGAATCCGGGCGTCGTGCGGAAATGACCGTGGTGGCAATCAATGAACTGGCGGATGCCACGGGCATGGCGCATTTATTGAAATACGACACCAGTCATGGCCGCTTTGCCTGGGATGTTCGCCAGGAAAGAGACCAGCTTTTTGTCGGTGACGATGCGATTCGCGTGCTCCACGAGCGCAGTATCGAGGCGCTTCCATGGCGTGAGCTGGGTGTGGATGTAGTGCTGGACTGTACCGGTGTGTACGGCAACCGTGAACATGGTGAAGCCCATCTGGCGGCAGGCGCTAAAAAAGTCCTGTTCTCACATCCGGGGAGTAACGACCTCGACGCCACCGTCGTCTTTGGCGTTAACCAGCAAGAACTGCAAGCTGAACACCGTATTGTTTCCAACGCCTCCTGTACCACCAACTGCATTATTCCGGTCATCAAACTGTTAGACGATGCGTATGGCATTGAATCCGGCACCGTGACCACGATTCACTCCGCCATGCACGATCAGCAGGTTATCGACGCATACCACCCGGACTTACGACGCACTCGCGCGGCGAGCCAGTCGATCATTCCGGTGGATACGAAACTTGCGGCAGGGATTACCCGTATTTTCCCGCAGTTTAACGACCGTTTTGAAGCGATTGCCGTGCGTGTTCCGACGATTAATGTCACCGCAATTGACCTCAGTGTAACGGTGAAAAAACCGGTAAAAGCCTGTGAAGTCAACCTGTTGCTGCAAAAAGCGGCACAGGGTGCATTTCATGGTATAGTTGACTATACGGAATTACCGTTGGTCTCAGTAGATTTTAACCACGACCCGCATAGCGCCATTGTTGATGGCACTCAAACGCGAGTCAGTGGCGCGCACCTTATCAAGACGCTGGTCTGGTGTGATAACGAATGGGGCTTTGCTAACCGAATGCTCGACACCACGTTAGCAATGGCTGCTCAAGGTTTCAGGTAA
- the pgk gene encoding phosphoglycerate kinase has protein sequence MSVIKMTDLDLAGKRVFIRADLNVPVKDGKVTSDARIRASLPTIELALKQGAKVMVTSHLGRPTEGEYNEEFSLLPVVNYLKDKLSNPVRLVKDYLGGVEVAAGELVVLENVRFNKGEKKDDEALSKKYAALCDVFVMDAFGTAHRAQASTHGIGKFADVACAGPLLADELEALGKALKEPARPMVAIVGGSKVSTKLTVLDSLSKIADQLIVGGGIANTFVAAQGHNVGKSLYEADLVDEAKRLLTTCDIPVPTDVRVATEFSETATATLKSVNDIKDEEQILDLGDVSAQKLAEILKNAKTILWNGPVGVFEFPNFRKGTEIVANAIADSEAFSIAGGGDTLAAIDLFGIADKISYISTGGGAFLEFVEGKVLPAVAMLEERAKK, from the coding sequence ATGTCTGTAATTAAGATGACCGATCTGGATCTGGCTGGTAAACGCGTTTTCATCCGTGCAGATCTGAACGTACCGGTTAAAGATGGCAAAGTGACCAGCGACGCGCGTATCCGTGCATCTCTGCCAACCATCGAACTGGCACTGAAGCAAGGTGCAAAAGTGATGGTAACCTCCCACCTGGGTCGTCCAACTGAAGGCGAATACAACGAAGAGTTCTCTCTGCTGCCAGTTGTTAATTACCTGAAAGACAAGCTGTCCAACCCGGTTCGCCTGGTTAAAGATTACCTGGGCGGCGTTGAAGTGGCTGCCGGTGAACTGGTTGTTCTGGAAAACGTTCGTTTCAACAAAGGCGAGAAGAAAGACGACGAAGCACTGTCCAAAAAATACGCTGCACTGTGCGACGTATTCGTGATGGATGCATTCGGTACGGCTCACCGTGCTCAGGCTTCTACCCACGGCATCGGTAAATTTGCAGACGTAGCGTGTGCAGGTCCTCTGCTGGCTGACGAACTGGAAGCACTGGGTAAAGCACTGAAAGAACCTGCTCGTCCAATGGTTGCCATCGTTGGTGGTTCTAAAGTTTCTACCAAACTGACCGTTCTGGATTCCCTGTCTAAAATCGCTGACCAGCTGATCGTTGGCGGTGGTATTGCAAATACCTTCGTTGCCGCTCAAGGCCACAATGTAGGTAAATCCCTGTACGAAGCAGACCTGGTTGACGAAGCTAAACGCCTGCTGACCACCTGTGATATCCCGGTTCCAACTGACGTTCGTGTCGCGACTGAGTTCTCTGAAACAGCAACCGCTACCCTGAAATCTGTAAACGACATCAAAGATGAAGAGCAGATTCTGGACCTGGGCGATGTTTCTGCGCAGAAACTGGCCGAAATCCTGAAAAATGCAAAAACTATCCTGTGGAACGGTCCTGTTGGTGTGTTCGAGTTCCCGAACTTCCGTAAAGGTACTGAAATCGTTGCTAACGCAATCGCAGACAGCGAAGCGTTCTCAATCGCAGGCGGCGGTGACACGCTGGCAGCTATCGACCTGTTCGGTATCGCTGACAAGATCTCCTACATCTCCACTGGTGGCGGCGCATTCCTCGAATTCGTGGAAGGCAAAGTACTGCCAGCAGTAGCTATGCTCGAAGAGCGCGCTAAGAAGTAA
- a CDS encoding glycosyl hydrolase family 18 protein: MKIAPSIITMAILSCFISTSAMATLTANDDTNKIEGTYSNALMRSTDNGKTWLELKASDETSKGINNDFPGTETVVVANKLPEVITTPLYDPTQTYSTANTKVRYNGYYWTNQWWANPGEIPGSNSVWLKGAATTLEDNVIASYNFTPWQGQQAEDYQTQQKDKVAKQTRIYGYYPEWGVYAAHNYFTPDKIAWDQLTHISYAFGVVKNGVVVTHDTEKGPELMREIATASKQAGVKNILSVGGWTNSEEGGFEAATTTAEGVEKLAQSIVDYAVEWKFDGVDIDWEYPDTDAEKTQFTNLITSLRSKLDMLGKQNDIYYQLSAAVTVNHNNMAYINPKATITLLDSVNVMAYDIHGAFDPVTGHNAALYANDQDEDQKLNVSSAMNEYATIWGVPKNKLTMGVPFYGRGWGNVEPTEIVKGLPGLFAQGNATVHGAWDDEDQYTGTNPFYVLQQKIASGDYTRYWDPQAHVPYLYDAKTKEFLTYDDEASITDKVNYIKEQGFGGVIIWDISGDSSDHALGKIVATLKPTDSDDNDDGDDDGGDSDSSVVSYVTVKPGAGNSLSYNDATALFSFIPGVYFELPYEDFQNGTFDVRVNNVSIAKLVNGTASKASIYRNGQTVQVTTDTTTINEGDVVSVVRQDSGEDILQISTTATKQMLGDAMLVDGNMLKAVYVSRLNGYTAIQLVTDGFFNNQYQVYLNDQYVASVTTKTAGSDTLEHMKAAGKGQQKMVYATTKDIVPQQDDVVKVYQNVGGNKTLVAQLTIPRGTYTEYY, translated from the coding sequence ATGAAAATAGCACCATCAATAATTACCATGGCGATATTGTCGTGTTTTATTTCCACGAGTGCGATGGCTACCTTAACCGCTAATGACGACACCAACAAAATCGAAGGCACGTACAGTAATGCCCTGATGCGTTCTACCGATAATGGCAAAACCTGGCTTGAGCTTAAAGCAAGCGATGAAACAAGCAAAGGGATAAATAACGACTTTCCTGGTACCGAAACCGTTGTTGTCGCCAACAAATTACCCGAAGTTATTACAACGCCTCTTTACGATCCGACGCAAACCTACAGTACTGCAAATACTAAAGTTCGCTATAACGGATATTACTGGACCAACCAATGGTGGGCGAATCCAGGCGAAATTCCCGGGAGCAATAGCGTATGGTTAAAAGGTGCCGCCACTACGCTGGAAGATAATGTTATCGCAAGCTACAACTTTACGCCGTGGCAGGGGCAACAGGCTGAAGATTATCAGACGCAGCAAAAAGATAAGGTCGCCAAACAGACCCGCATATACGGGTATTATCCTGAATGGGGTGTTTACGCTGCGCATAACTATTTTACTCCGGACAAAATTGCCTGGGATCAGCTGACCCATATCTCTTATGCGTTTGGCGTGGTGAAAAATGGCGTGGTAGTGACCCACGATACCGAAAAGGGTCCGGAACTGATGAGAGAGATCGCCACAGCCAGCAAACAGGCAGGGGTGAAAAATATTCTTTCAGTGGGTGGCTGGACCAACTCGGAAGAAGGGGGATTTGAAGCGGCAACCACAACGGCCGAAGGCGTCGAAAAACTGGCGCAAAGCATTGTCGATTATGCTGTTGAATGGAAATTTGATGGTGTGGATATTGACTGGGAATATCCAGATACTGACGCTGAAAAAACACAGTTCACCAATTTAATTACCAGCCTGCGAAGTAAGCTAGATATGCTGGGTAAGCAAAATGATATTTATTATCAACTCTCCGCTGCCGTGACGGTGAATCACAATAACATGGCATATATCAATCCTAAGGCCACGATCACGTTACTCGACTCTGTCAACGTCATGGCTTACGACATCCACGGCGCTTTCGATCCTGTTACGGGCCACAATGCTGCGCTGTATGCCAACGATCAGGATGAAGATCAAAAACTCAATGTTTCCTCGGCAATGAACGAGTATGCAACGATATGGGGTGTTCCAAAAAATAAACTGACAATGGGTGTACCATTCTACGGTCGCGGGTGGGGAAATGTTGAACCCACTGAGATCGTAAAAGGATTGCCTGGTTTATTCGCTCAGGGCAACGCTACGGTTCACGGGGCATGGGACGATGAAGACCAATACACCGGGACCAATCCGTTTTACGTGCTGCAGCAAAAAATCGCCAGCGGCGACTACACGCGTTACTGGGATCCTCAGGCGCATGTTCCCTATCTTTACGATGCAAAAACAAAAGAATTTTTGACCTACGACGATGAAGCCTCGATTACCGATAAGGTTAATTACATCAAGGAACAGGGCTTTGGTGGCGTCATTATTTGGGATATCAGCGGTGATTCCAGCGATCATGCGCTCGGAAAAATTGTCGCGACCCTGAAACCGACGGACAGCGATGACAATGACGATGGCGATGATGACGGCGGTGACAGCGACAGCAGCGTTGTCTCGTATGTGACGGTAAAACCTGGTGCAGGCAACTCCTTAAGCTACAACGACGCCACGGCACTGTTTTCTTTTATACCTGGCGTCTATTTTGAACTGCCTTATGAGGACTTCCAAAACGGAACCTTTGATGTAAGGGTAAACAATGTTTCGATTGCGAAACTGGTTAATGGAACAGCTAGCAAAGCGAGTATTTACAGAAACGGACAGACGGTACAGGTAACGACGGATACAACCACCATTAACGAAGGTGACGTAGTTAGCGTTGTTCGCCAGGACAGTGGAGAAGACATACTTCAGATCTCGACGACAGCAACGAAACAGATGTTAGGCGATGCCATGCTCGTTGACGGGAACATGTTGAAGGCCGTCTATGTGAGTAGGCTTAATGGCTATACTGCAATTCAGCTTGTTACAGATGGATTTTTTAACAACCAATACCAAGTATATTTAAACGATCAATACGTCGCCAGTGTGACGACTAAAACTGCAGGCTCCGACACTCTTGAGCACATGAAGGCCGCAGGTAAAGGTCAGCAGAAAATGGTCTACGCTACGACGAAAGACATTGTTCCGCAGCAGGATGACGTAGTGAAAGTTTACCAGAACGTTGGTGGCAATAAGACATTGGTCGCACAGCTGACTATTCCTCGCGGAACTTATACAGAATACTATTGA